In Puntigrus tetrazona isolate hp1 unplaced genomic scaffold, ASM1883169v1 S000000270, whole genome shotgun sequence, a single genomic region encodes these proteins:
- the lrrc18b gene encoding leucine-rich repeat-containing protein 18 has protein sequence MVKGKKKSSEPSGRKITLKMAKNALKVTVDGKRRLDLSNMAIATFPKCILKLCDIEELDLSRNLLKKIPDAIDKFVNLRLLDLHSNHLEQVPAAIGRLHNLYNLNLCNNHLSSLGLPHELGLLRNLRVLNLGMNSLESLPPSMSALKELQELGLFNNLLTQLPKCIQSLPKLQKLNTRSNPIPAAESPDVDRIQRAECLYLVREDCLCTDCLKRCKEEREKLDRRMSAASTLKKSMFAGFITPNSVAQENQALWR, from the coding sequence ATGGTGAAGGGGAAGAAGAAATCAAGCGAACCTTCCGGTAGAAAAATCACACTCAAGATGGCTAAGAACGCTCTGAAGGTGACCGTAGATGGCAAGCGTCGTCTCGACCTCAGCAACATGGCGATCGCCACATTTCCCAAGTGCATCCTGAAGCTCTGCGACATCGAGGAGCTGGACCTCAGCCGCAACCTTCTCAAGAAGATCCCAGACGCCATCGACAAGTTCGTGAACCTCCGTCTGCTGGACCTGCACAGCAACCATCTGGAGCAGGTCCCTGCGGCTATCGGCCGTCTTCATAACCTCTACAACCTCAACCTCTGCAACAACCACCTGAGCTCCTTGGGCCTGCCGCACGAGCTCGGGCTCCTGAGGAACCTGCGGGTCCTTAACCTGGGAATGAACAGCCTCGAGAGCTTGCCTCCGTCCATGTCCGCCCTCAAGGAGCTGCAGGAGCTGGGCCTCTTCAACAACCTCCTGACTCAGTTGCCTAAGTGCATCCAAAGCCTCCCAAAGCTGCAGAAGCTGAACACCAGATCCAACCCCATCCCTGCAGCAGAGTCTCCAGACGTAGACCGTATCCAGAGAGCCGAGTGTCTGTATCTGGTGCGGGAGGACTGTCTGTGCACCGACTGTCTGAAGAGATGCAAGGAGGAGCGAGAGAAGTTAGACAGACGAATGAGTGCAGCTTCTACGCTAAAGAAGTCCATGTTTGCTGGGTTCATTACGCCAAACTCTGTAGCACAGGAGAACCAGGCTTTATGGAGGTGA
- the vstm4b gene encoding V-set and transmembrane domain-containing protein 4 isoform X1, whose product MKISAVLTALLTNLLFRNACLAINVTVSPSPFTVVAEGENITLTCQVSQRRRSASLPVVRWMFQPESGGEELLVARVNMQRAKFYGNYTKSFGKPKMKLTAVKQGKIYKLLIVNVSQQDRGLYSCRVQEFKKHQERWKASTNSSASTQLRVHVLPASKPKEELWSLFEDVYLCAVLVCCVGLLCMCMFTIAVSCQYLQRKRRLKENYHLVKSPQNSSGETVTSVVSLSPALPKKMRKYKKNKSAEQPDVPPEIPAKAPIADKMRKPKLLKPQPRKVVLPKIAEESLMYAELELMKPLPEAKASKTGTVYAQILFEDKPV is encoded by the exons ATGCGTGTTTGGCTATCAACGTCACAGTCAGCCCCTCTCCGTTCACCGTGGTGGCTGAGGGAGAAAACATCACCCTGACCTGTCAGGTGAGCCAGCGGCGGCGGTCAGCGAGTCTGCCCGTGGTGCGCTGGATGTTTCAGCCGGAGTCGGGAGGAGAGGAGCTTCTGGTGGCGAGGGTGAACATGCAGAGAGCCAAGTTTTACGGAAACTACACCAAGAGCTTCGGCAAGCCCAAAATGAAACTGACAGCGGTGAAACAGGGCAAGATATACAAGCTCCTCATCGTGAACGTCAGCCAGCAGGACAGGGGTCTTTACAGCTGCAGGGTCCAGGAGTTCAAGAAGCATCAGGAACGATGGAAAGCTTCCACCAACAGCTCGGCCTCCACGCAGCTCCGAG TCCATGTTCTCCCAGCCAGCAAACCAAAGGAGGAACTGTGGAGTCTGTTTGAAG acgtGTATCTGTGTGCTGTGCTGGTGTGCTGTGTGGGGCTcttgtgcatgtgtatgttcACCATAGCTGTGAGCTGTCAGTATCTGCAGAGGAAGAGACGATTAAAAG AAAACTATCATTTGGTCAAGAGCCCACAGAACAG CTCAGGCGAGACGGTCACTAGCGTGGTCAGCCTCTCTCCAGCTCTTCCCAAGAAGATGAGAAagtataagaaaaataaaagtgcgGAGCAGCCAGACGTGCCACCAGAGATACCAGCTAAAG CTCCCATTGCAGACAAAATGCGAAAGCCGAAGCTTTTAAAGCCTCAACCCAGAAAAGTGGTTTTG CCCAAAATCGCAGAAGAGAGTCTGATGTACGCCGAGCTGGAGCTGATGAAGCCTCTGCCTGAAGCCAAAGCTTCAAAGACAGGAACGGTGTACGCTCAGATACTCTTTGAGGACAAACCTGTGTAG
- the vstm4b gene encoding V-set and transmembrane domain-containing protein 4 isoform X2 has translation MKISAVLTALLTNLLFRNACLAINVTVSPSPFTVVAEGENITLTCQVSQRRRSASLPVVRWMFQPESGGEELLVARVNMQRAKFYGNYTKSFGKPKMKLTAVKQGKIYKLLIVNVSQQDRGLYSCRVQEFKKHQERWKASTNSSASTQLRVHVLPASKPKEELWSLFEENYHLVKSPQNSSGETVTSVVSLSPALPKKMRKYKKNKSAEQPDVPPEIPAKAPIADKMRKPKLLKPQPRKVVLPKIAEESLMYAELELMKPLPEAKASKTGTVYAQILFEDKPV, from the exons ATGCGTGTTTGGCTATCAACGTCACAGTCAGCCCCTCTCCGTTCACCGTGGTGGCTGAGGGAGAAAACATCACCCTGACCTGTCAGGTGAGCCAGCGGCGGCGGTCAGCGAGTCTGCCCGTGGTGCGCTGGATGTTTCAGCCGGAGTCGGGAGGAGAGGAGCTTCTGGTGGCGAGGGTGAACATGCAGAGAGCCAAGTTTTACGGAAACTACACCAAGAGCTTCGGCAAGCCCAAAATGAAACTGACAGCGGTGAAACAGGGCAAGATATACAAGCTCCTCATCGTGAACGTCAGCCAGCAGGACAGGGGTCTTTACAGCTGCAGGGTCCAGGAGTTCAAGAAGCATCAGGAACGATGGAAAGCTTCCACCAACAGCTCGGCCTCCACGCAGCTCCGAG TCCATGTTCTCCCAGCCAGCAAACCAAAGGAGGAACTGTGGAGTCTGTTTGAAG AAAACTATCATTTGGTCAAGAGCCCACAGAACAG CTCAGGCGAGACGGTCACTAGCGTGGTCAGCCTCTCTCCAGCTCTTCCCAAGAAGATGAGAAagtataagaaaaataaaagtgcgGAGCAGCCAGACGTGCCACCAGAGATACCAGCTAAAG CTCCCATTGCAGACAAAATGCGAAAGCCGAAGCTTTTAAAGCCTCAACCCAGAAAAGTGGTTTTG CCCAAAATCGCAGAAGAGAGTCTGATGTACGCCGAGCTGGAGCTGATGAAGCCTCTGCCTGAAGCCAAAGCTTCAAAGACAGGAACGGTGTACGCTCAGATACTCTTTGAGGACAAACCTGTGTAG